A genomic region of Metopolophium dirhodum isolate CAU chromosome 1, ASM1992520v1, whole genome shotgun sequence contains the following coding sequences:
- the LOC132937022 gene encoding uncharacterized protein LOC132937022 — MATYSVVHFYGDDSVEPVPSFWFTKNGTCAWPKNRALIKKFVQLKTIPNEIEFDYHEARILKKNIKSFGEANNLAEKGCNQSDLSDIGELKSKRKLKVKTNNQSYSDCPEYSDSDDEKFNKSNKSDRTLKYAGWSPSPKKLKMLKNQQRPSIVKQLSYDIPSNLTDKYKNDVPTFNLNYYDKINSNEEIIEIQLESSDVHLDERSSEVCIRTPKLLDISTEAVKNSTPLGTDYQKETLHMLTFIKHELRRIINNQRDMAQRLDFIEIRLNSMPTKDSSMNGISSSLLNDMTCPLPIDNMADLDTLENNILGEGTFRINLVNELSYIGGKNVKSMVKRLMAKLFKDELLKDFSYTGKKGKQKFSNLATCSVIFDAIKTQEKFKHSTQNEMEDIIKYVLAQAPFNLKRQIEKKN, encoded by the exons ATGGCAACCTATTCAGTAGTTCACTTTTATGGTGATGACTCTGTAGAACCTGTACCCAGTTTTTGGTTCACAAAGAATGGAACTTGTGCGTGGCCAAAAAACAGAGCTTTGATTAAGAAATTTGTACAACTTAAAACTATTCCTAATGAAATTGAATTTGATTACCATGAAGCaagaattcttaaaaaaaatatca AATCATTTGGAGAAGCTAATAATTTGGCAGAAAAAGGGTGTAATCAAAGTGACCTGTCAGATATTGGTGAATTAAAGTCTAAgagaaaattaaaagtaaaaaccaataaCCAGTCATATTCAGATTGTCCCGAGTATTcag attctgatgatgaaaaattcaataaaagtaataagtctgatcgtacattaaaatatgcagGTTGGTCTCCTTCTccaaaaaagttgaaaa tgctGAAAAATCAACAAAGACCATCGATAGTTAAACAGCTGTCTTATGACATACCATCAAATTTGACTGATAAGTATAAGAATGATG taccaacatttaatttaaactattatgataaaattaatagtaatgaAGAAATCATTGAAATTCAATTAGAATCTTCTGATGTTCAtcttg atgAAAGAAGTTCAGAAGTATGTATCAGAACACCTAAACTATTAGACATATCTACAGAAGCTGTTAAAAATAGTACACCACTAG GCACAGATTATCAAAAAGAAACTTTACATATGTTGACATTTATCAAACATGAATTAAGACGTATCATAAACAATCAAAGGGATATGGCTCAAAGACttgattttattgaaatacgTTTAAATAGCATGCCAACAAAAGATTCTTCTATGAATGGGATATCCTcatcattattaaatgatatgACTTGTCCGTTACCCATCGATAATATGGCAGATCTTGATacattggaaaataatattttgggaGAAGGTACATTCCGCATAAACTTG gtGAATGAACTATCTTATATTGgtggaaaaaatgttaaatcgATGGTAAAAAGGCTTATGGCTAAGTTATTTAAAGATGAGTTACTGAAAGACTTCTCTTATACAGGGAAAAAAGGAAAAcagaaattttcaaatttagcaACTTGTTCAGTAATATTTG atgccATCAAAACTCAAGAAAAGTTTAAACACAGTACTCAAAATGAAATGGaagatattattaagtatgtacTTGCTCAAGCTCCATTTAATTTGAAGAggcaaattgaaaaaaaaaactaa